From Segatella copri, the proteins below share one genomic window:
- the mutY gene encoding A/G-specific adenine glycosylase, translating into MNSFSAVIIRWFREYGRDLPWRETKDPYAIWLSEIILQQTRIAQGWEYWERFMKTYPKVEDLAAASEDDVLKLWQGLGYYSRARNLHAAAKQIVVLGHFPDTLEGIKALKGVGDYTAAAIGSFAFDIPAAVVDGNVYRVLSRYFGIDTPINSTQGKKEFAALAQSLLPASSAQQLSDTALSPVAAYNQGMMDFGAIQCTPQSPKCLVCPLAETCEALRTGRVEELPVKNKTLKVKTRHLSYIYIRCKGDVAIHRRGEGDIWQGLWEPYNASDAPQLPAFVHNPFLLAKDVKHVLTHRILLADFYLQETETRPLLPDDYIWVKEDEVEQYGVPRLIEIMLEMVQAKS; encoded by the coding sequence ATGAATAGTTTTTCGGCTGTCATTATCCGTTGGTTTCGTGAGTATGGTAGGGATTTGCCTTGGCGCGAAACCAAGGATCCTTATGCCATCTGGCTGAGCGAAATCATCCTTCAGCAAACCCGCATCGCACAGGGATGGGAATATTGGGAGCGGTTCATGAAGACCTATCCCAAGGTTGAAGACTTGGCTGCTGCCAGCGAGGATGATGTCTTGAAACTCTGGCAGGGATTGGGGTATTACTCGCGAGCCCGCAACCTTCATGCTGCTGCCAAACAGATTGTGGTGCTCGGTCATTTTCCTGATACGCTTGAAGGTATCAAAGCCCTGAAAGGGGTGGGCGATTATACTGCAGCAGCCATCGGTTCTTTTGCCTTTGATATTCCGGCGGCAGTAGTAGATGGCAATGTGTACCGGGTTCTTTCACGTTACTTCGGAATAGATACTCCTATCAATTCAACGCAGGGGAAAAAAGAGTTTGCTGCGTTGGCTCAATCACTCTTGCCTGCTTCGTCTGCTCAGCAACTTTCTGATACAGCATTATCGCCTGTTGCTGCCTATAACCAGGGCATGATGGATTTCGGGGCTATCCAGTGCACTCCCCAATCTCCGAAGTGTCTTGTCTGTCCGCTTGCCGAAACCTGTGAGGCGTTGAGAACAGGAAGGGTAGAGGAGTTGCCGGTGAAGAACAAGACACTGAAGGTGAAAACGCGCCATCTCTCCTATATATATATAAGGTGTAAAGGCGATGTGGCTATCCACCGTCGCGGCGAGGGTGATATCTGGCAAGGATTGTGGGAACCATATAACGCATCAGATGCTCCGCAACTGCCTGCCTTTGTCCATAATCCTTTTCTCCTGGCTAAGGATGTGAAGCATGTACTTACCCATCGCATCCTCCTTGCCGACTTCTATCTGCAGGAAACAGAAACCCGCCCCCTGCTCCCTGATGATTATATCTGGGTGAAAGAGGACGAGGTAGAACAGTATGGTGTTCCAAGATTGATAGAAATCATGTTGGAAATGGTTCAAGCTAAATCATAA
- a CDS encoding mechanosensitive ion channel family protein: MEEIRKFVDEMITWAGVTGDFVPMLRHILLTITAILLAMLSDFLCRKILVPLISKITDKTDITWDDVLLNKKVLTSACHIVPAVVIWSLMPLIYLEYPIFKEILERATGIYIVVMSVRTVLVFIGSFKGLENSQERRSSAQQYFHTFCGVLRVLMLFVAAVVVIAILLGKNPMTLFAGLGATSAVLMLVFKDTITGLAAGVRLTSNDMLHKGDWITVKSVDANGIVEDMSLTTVKVRNFDNTIVTISPTTLVNGSFQNWIGMQKSGGRRVKRVVYFDFRSVRLVDETLKRNLLARHFATEDSFKLKESLQKAIDKDIQEGKDIEDLKNPAALAPTNLQLYRKFMEKYLRQRPEVNTDLTLMVRHMEATPCGLPIEFYFFIKDKVWVNYEHILADIMEHAYALANEFGLKIYEQYPEQ; encoded by the coding sequence ATGGAGGAAATTCGTAAGTTTGTAGATGAAATGATTACATGGGCAGGAGTCACCGGCGATTTTGTGCCCATGCTACGCCATATCTTGCTCACCATTACTGCCATCCTCTTGGCGATGCTGAGCGATTTCCTGTGTCGCAAGATACTGGTTCCGCTCATCAGTAAGATTACTGATAAGACGGACATCACTTGGGATGATGTGCTGCTGAACAAGAAGGTGCTCACCTCGGCTTGCCATATTGTGCCGGCTGTGGTGATATGGTCGCTCATGCCACTGATTTATCTGGAGTATCCGATATTCAAGGAGATATTGGAGCGGGCTACGGGCATCTATATCGTGGTGATGTCGGTGCGTACGGTTCTGGTCTTCATCGGGTCTTTCAAAGGACTGGAGAATTCTCAGGAACGACGCTCGTCGGCTCAGCAGTATTTCCATACTTTCTGCGGTGTTCTCAGGGTATTGATGCTCTTCGTGGCTGCTGTGGTGGTGATTGCCATCCTGCTAGGCAAAAACCCGATGACCCTCTTTGCCGGTTTGGGTGCTACCTCGGCTGTCCTGATGCTGGTCTTTAAGGATACCATCACGGGATTGGCGGCTGGTGTGCGTCTTACCAGTAATGATATGTTGCATAAGGGCGACTGGATTACGGTGAAGTCGGTGGATGCCAATGGTATCGTTGAGGATATGTCACTCACGACCGTGAAGGTGCGCAACTTTGATAACACCATCGTTACCATTTCGCCTACTACCCTGGTGAATGGTTCGTTCCAGAACTGGATTGGTATGCAGAAGAGTGGTGGACGAAGAGTGAAGCGCGTGGTTTACTTCGATTTCCGTAGTGTCCGTCTGGTGGATGAGACATTAAAACGTAATCTGCTTGCCAGGCATTTCGCCACCGAAGATTCGTTTAAGTTGAAGGAGTCGTTGCAGAAGGCGATAGATAAAGATATACAAGAAGGGAAGGATATTGAGGATTTAAAGAATCCTGCAGCCCTTGCCCCTACCAATCTCCAGCTTTACCGTAAATTCATGGAGAAGTATCTGCGCCAGCGTCCGGAGGTCAATACCGATCTCACATTGATGGTGCGCCACATGGAAGCCACGCCATGCGGTCTCCCTATCGAGTTCTATTTCTTCATCAAGGATAAGGTATGGGTGAATTATGAGCACATTCTCGCCGATATCATGGAGCATGCCTATGCCTTGGCGAATGAATTCGGTCTGAAGATTTACGAGCAATATCCGGAACAGTAA
- the dacB gene encoding D-alanyl-D-alanine carboxypeptidase/D-alanyl-D-alanine endopeptidase: protein MKKIIYMMLGLMMVWISVPVQAQNVIEDEGIETVDEEDVADSALVDSLAADTLAQKLPWPESVKVGIDKLLESKMFETSQVGLMVWDLSADSCIYQRNERQLMRPASTMKLLTAITALDKLGGSYQFKTTLKYTGTIENGVLTGNIYCIGGMDPRFNSDDMSAFVNSLKEMGVDTIRGSIYADRSLKDADLLGEGWCWDDDNPVLSPLVFQRKDIFMDKFLAKLREEGIDYSCFGASEKTCPASAFTVCTRFHTMDQILHKMMKESDNLYAESMYYQIAASTGNKWASAKSARNVERQLIRKIGLDPARYKLADGSGLSLYNYLSAELEVKLLRYAYLNGNIMDHLKHSLPIGGVDGTLKKRMKNSFVHGNVKAKTGTLTGIISLAGYCTAANGHELCFAIINNGIMHGNNARHFADKVCTLLCQP from the coding sequence ATGAAAAAGATAATATATATGATGTTGGGTCTGATGATGGTATGGATATCCGTACCGGTGCAGGCCCAGAATGTGATTGAAGATGAGGGAATAGAAACGGTTGATGAGGAGGATGTTGCCGACTCTGCACTCGTTGACTCCCTGGCTGCGGATACGCTCGCGCAGAAATTGCCTTGGCCCGAATCGGTGAAGGTGGGTATTGATAAACTCCTTGAAAGCAAGATGTTCGAAACATCACAGGTAGGACTGATGGTCTGGGACCTGTCTGCTGACTCTTGTATCTATCAGAGAAATGAACGACAGCTGATGCGTCCGGCAAGTACGATGAAGCTCCTGACTGCCATTACGGCGCTCGATAAGTTGGGCGGTTCTTACCAGTTTAAAACCACTCTGAAATATACCGGTACCATTGAGAATGGAGTATTGACGGGGAATATCTATTGTATAGGCGGTATGGATCCCCGTTTCAACAGCGATGATATGTCGGCATTTGTCAATAGTCTGAAGGAAATGGGAGTGGATACCATCCGTGGCAGCATCTATGCCGACCGTTCTTTGAAGGATGCCGACCTGTTGGGTGAAGGCTGGTGCTGGGATGATGACAATCCGGTGCTTTCGCCACTGGTGTTCCAGCGCAAGGACATCTTTATGGATAAGTTTCTTGCCAAGCTCCGTGAGGAGGGCATCGACTATTCCTGCTTTGGGGCTTCAGAGAAGACTTGCCCTGCGAGTGCCTTTACGGTCTGTACCCGATTCCATACGATGGATCAGATTCTGCACAAGATGATGAAGGAGAGTGATAATCTCTATGCCGAGAGCATGTATTATCAGATTGCGGCTTCTACGGGCAATAAATGGGCGAGTGCCAAGAGTGCCCGGAATGTGGAAAGACAGCTTATCCGTAAGATAGGACTCGATCCGGCAAGATATAAACTGGCTGACGGCTCGGGACTTTCGCTCTATAATTATCTCAGTGCCGAACTGGAGGTGAAGTTGTTGCGTTATGCTTATCTCAACGGCAACATCATGGACCATCTGAAGCATTCGCTGCCTATCGGTGGGGTTGACGGTACATTGAAGAAGCGTATGAAGAACAGTTTTGTGCATGGCAATGTGAAAGCAAAGACGGGTACGCTGACGGGCATCATCTCATTGGCGGGTTACTGTACCGCAGCCAATGGTCATGAACTCTGTTTCGCCATCATCAACAATGGTATCATGCATGGCAATAATGCCAGACACTTTGCAGATAAAGTATGTACTTTGCTCTGCCAACCGTGA